A window of Eubacteriaceae bacterium ES3 contains these coding sequences:
- a CDS encoding non-heme iron oxygenase ferredoxin subunit has translation MRYMKVVSIEELKPGTMKKFIIAETPILLSNLEGTYYAIDDTCPHMGGSLSAGKLEGQNVICPRHGSVFDVKTGSVVKSGKVLFIPAKVHNIKSYPIKIEGTDVMIGIDD, from the coding sequence ATGCGCTATATGAAAGTTGTTTCAATAGAAGAATTAAAACCAGGAACAATGAAAAAATTCATTATTGCAGAAACACCCATTTTACTGTCCAATCTTGAAGGCACTTATTACGCAATTGACGATACCTGTCCACATATGGGCGGTTCTCTAAGTGCCGGAAAGCTTGAAGGTCAAAATGTTATTTGCCCAAGGCATGGGTCCGTTTTCGATGTAAAAACCGGATCCGTCGTTAAAAGCGGAAAGGTACTCTTTATTCCCGCAAAAGTCCATAATATTAAGAGCTATCCCATTAAAATTGAAGGAACTGATGTAATGATTGGTATAGATGATTAA
- a CDS encoding AAA domain-containing protein has protein sequence MDNNDKVITLFSYIKELYEQKYSIIADVKAQQWFQWLSEIPANEAYVKLNYLDRLSEDDEMGEEKSIILEVSKPEFEKCPSIPEILLFWVEPGWQKFNNQALRKDSIQIYKGETLTTENFTDDPLRVSTYNYWSKDRDRWVIRQLEINKIRLLFNQLYLIYNELENNSEAVELMVGQGILSCQSDLYEFVSHPILLKRLSMEFLAKQNIIRIIDSNVDPELYTMLLQKIDFINHLAVKGLKDDLEDNFYHPLDRKETPEYLKSFAHRLHSDSKYSSDLNDRLNEYDKLIIYDHPVFFVRKRTGGVVKAIEDIIGQIEETGQVSGPLLNLIGENVSQFSDSLRSLDLSQSLAAINGEDKSVLLSKEANEEQLEIARQIEKYNAVLVQGPPGTGKTHTIANLIGHFLAQGKNILVTSHTRKALSVVKEKVVPELQDLCVSVLYDNNLDMERSVDGISEYISSHNSLELHQNSEKLKRERDKIIDDLSNIRQKSYSIKFKEYESIVFDGKEYSPAEAARFVHENRENLSYIPGKVKLNQPLPVTIGDLELVYKSNSEISVSEEIELENKLPNPDSLLAPYQFESAVKSLRKIEEQLERINEKFDKRLKYNLNQLEVEYQGEKLYKAPDLDKVAELKDMIRNNVFQFSGWEIHAILDGKKGGGFKKVWEDLYNLLDETYQLAGDTVQMTVGKSLTGSHQVDEETIRILCQIKEHLNEGKKLSGLVFLIHRDWKAILENISLNGQPVRTAEDCQVLIVLCRLKLKRDQLRLLWDELIFKNGGINFDELGQEPEETGIQYNKIIKASLNWYEDTFSRIKNCFVQVGFNAELMKEDQINLNAQAEIEFLTHKVYNDLPLYIEIVELIEEDLRDLKGQLDSNLEILTSYKNSVICKLLSAVAVQKNATRYREIFDQLNKLYEKNFFLSERFRILKSIEGSAPEWAAMIKNRTGIHGQADLPANIEEAWKWKQFAGLIEEITKQPFDKLQRQMAELTGKLRQLTAVLSENLSWYHLLTRIEGDISKKQALQGWKMTVKKIGKGTGKRAPALRREAKKLMAECQTSVPAWIMPVNKALETLDPRNNRFDIVIIDEASQSDISALAIMYLAKKIIIVGDDEQVSPSAVGIDQEKMHNLAKMTIQGLIPNSHLYDMNSSLYDIGKTTFPTLMLKEHFRCVPSIINYSNRLSYDFKIRPLRDDSQVMVKPATAAYQVYGQREGRKKVNELEAKTVVALMLACMRHMEYDKMTFGAISMLGEDQAKRIYELAIEKIEPSIMEERRILCGNAASFQGDERDIIFLSLVDSNEGDGPLRMTGEGSGKSTKQRYNVAASRARNQLWVVHSLDVFDDLKAGDMRRDLIEYVSDPKVFSKQQFIEKKSNSPFEIAVSGALEKNGFRIVQHWQVGAYRIDLVAVSGEKKIAIECDGELYSSGAENIRVEMEKQAVLERLGWRFIHIRGSEYYGDPEATLKRVMRELKEFEIEPETEAFFESGEKLGLKERVIATAKVILDDWEKESEALSTESEMS, from the coding sequence TTGGACAATAATGACAAGGTAATTACGCTTTTTTCTTATATAAAAGAACTCTACGAGCAGAAATATTCGATTATTGCAGATGTGAAAGCACAGCAATGGTTTCAATGGCTTTCGGAAATACCAGCTAATGAAGCTTATGTAAAACTGAATTATCTGGATCGTTTATCTGAAGATGATGAAATGGGAGAGGAAAAAAGCATTATTCTCGAAGTAAGCAAACCTGAATTTGAAAAGTGCCCTTCTATACCGGAAATTCTCTTGTTCTGGGTCGAACCGGGCTGGCAGAAGTTTAACAATCAGGCATTACGTAAAGACAGTATACAAATCTATAAGGGTGAGACGCTGACAACTGAAAATTTTACAGATGATCCGCTTCGGGTCAGCACCTATAATTATTGGAGCAAAGATCGGGACAGGTGGGTTATTCGTCAATTGGAAATAAACAAGATCCGGCTGCTTTTTAATCAATTATATTTGATTTACAATGAGTTGGAAAATAATTCAGAAGCGGTTGAACTAATGGTTGGGCAAGGCATATTAAGTTGCCAGTCGGATCTGTATGAATTTGTGTCCCATCCTATTCTTTTAAAAAGACTATCTATGGAATTTCTGGCCAAGCAGAACATTATCAGAATTATTGATTCCAATGTTGACCCGGAACTCTATACCATGCTTTTGCAAAAGATAGATTTCATTAATCATTTGGCTGTTAAAGGTTTAAAAGATGATCTGGAAGACAATTTTTATCATCCCCTGGATAGAAAGGAGACGCCGGAATATCTTAAAAGCTTTGCTCACCGATTGCACTCGGACAGTAAGTATAGCTCAGATTTGAATGATAGGCTGAATGAATATGATAAGCTGATTATTTATGATCATCCGGTTTTTTTCGTACGCAAAAGGACGGGTGGAGTTGTTAAAGCAATAGAGGATATTATTGGACAGATTGAAGAAACGGGACAAGTATCGGGACCGCTTCTAAATCTGATAGGTGAGAACGTTTCTCAGTTTTCAGATAGCCTTAGAAGCCTGGATTTAAGTCAGAGTCTGGCTGCCATTAATGGTGAAGACAAATCAGTCCTCTTATCAAAAGAGGCCAATGAGGAACAACTGGAAATTGCCAGACAAATAGAAAAGTATAATGCGGTCCTGGTACAGGGGCCGCCGGGAACCGGAAAAACCCATACTATTGCAAATCTGATTGGGCATTTTCTGGCCCAGGGAAAAAATATTCTGGTTACCAGTCATACCAGGAAAGCCTTGAGTGTTGTCAAGGAAAAGGTGGTACCAGAGCTGCAAGATCTTTGTGTATCGGTTTTATATGACAATAATCTGGATATGGAACGTTCAGTGGATGGGATTTCTGAATATATTTCATCCCATAATTCATTGGAGTTGCATCAAAATAGTGAAAAATTAAAAAGAGAACGGGATAAGATCATTGACGACTTATCCAATATCAGACAGAAGTCATATTCTATAAAGTTTAAAGAATACGAAAGTATTGTTTTTGACGGTAAAGAATATTCTCCAGCAGAAGCGGCAAGATTTGTTCATGAAAATAGGGAAAATTTATCGTATATTCCCGGCAAAGTGAAACTGAATCAGCCACTGCCCGTTACGATTGGCGACCTGGAGCTGGTTTATAAAAGCAATTCTGAAATCTCAGTCAGTGAAGAAATTGAACTGGAGAATAAGCTACCCAATCCGGATAGTTTACTGGCGCCCTATCAGTTTGAATCGGCAGTGAAAAGTCTGAGGAAAATTGAAGAACAGCTGGAACGTATCAATGAAAAATTTGATAAGCGTCTAAAGTATAATTTAAATCAGCTTGAGGTTGAATACCAGGGTGAAAAACTTTATAAAGCACCTGATTTGGACAAAGTGGCAGAACTGAAAGACATGATTAGGAATAATGTTTTTCAGTTTTCCGGCTGGGAAATTCATGCCATTCTGGATGGCAAAAAAGGTGGCGGTTTCAAAAAAGTATGGGAAGATTTATATAATTTACTGGATGAAACCTATCAGTTAGCAGGTGATACCGTTCAGATGACAGTTGGAAAATCGTTGACCGGCAGTCATCAGGTTGATGAAGAGACGATTAGAATATTGTGTCAGATAAAAGAACACTTAAATGAGGGGAAAAAGCTGTCAGGACTGGTATTTTTAATACACCGGGACTGGAAAGCGATACTGGAGAATATCTCATTGAATGGTCAGCCTGTAAGAACAGCCGAAGACTGCCAGGTATTAATTGTTTTGTGTCGGCTTAAACTGAAGCGAGACCAACTGAGATTATTATGGGATGAGCTGATTTTTAAAAATGGCGGCATAAATTTTGATGAACTGGGGCAAGAACCTGAGGAGACGGGAATTCAGTACAACAAAATTATCAAGGCAAGTCTCAATTGGTATGAAGACACATTTAGCAGGATAAAAAATTGTTTTGTTCAGGTCGGCTTTAATGCTGAACTGATGAAAGAAGATCAGATTAACCTGAATGCACAAGCTGAAATTGAATTTTTAACTCATAAAGTTTATAACGATTTACCACTCTATATTGAGATAGTTGAATTGATTGAGGAGGACTTAAGAGATTTAAAAGGGCAATTAGATTCAAATCTTGAAATCTTGACCAGCTACAAAAATTCTGTCATCTGTAAGTTGCTTTCTGCAGTCGCTGTTCAAAAGAATGCTACAAGGTACCGGGAAATTTTTGACCAGTTGAATAAGCTTTATGAAAAGAACTTTTTTTTGTCAGAACGATTTAGAATTCTCAAATCCATTGAGGGGAGCGCTCCCGAATGGGCTGCGATGATCAAAAATCGGACTGGTATTCATGGGCAGGCTGACCTTCCGGCTAATATTGAAGAAGCCTGGAAATGGAAGCAATTTGCCGGACTTATCGAGGAAATCACGAAGCAGCCCTTTGATAAATTGCAGCGGCAGATGGCTGAACTAACCGGAAAACTGAGGCAGCTGACAGCTGTTTTATCTGAGAACCTTTCCTGGTATCATCTATTGACTCGAATTGAAGGGGATATCAGTAAAAAACAGGCCCTTCAGGGCTGGAAAATGACGGTTAAAAAAATTGGCAAAGGCACAGGAAAAAGGGCACCGGCTTTAAGACGGGAAGCAAAAAAACTGATGGCAGAGTGTCAGACTTCGGTGCCGGCCTGGATTATGCCAGTCAATAAAGCTCTGGAGACATTGGACCCTCGAAATAATAGGTTTGACATTGTCATTATCGATGAAGCCAGTCAGTCCGATATTTCAGCTCTGGCGATTATGTATCTGGCCAAAAAGATTATAATAGTCGGGGATGATGAGCAGGTCAGCCCTTCAGCGGTTGGAATCGATCAGGAAAAAATGCATAATCTGGCGAAAATGACTATCCAGGGGCTTATTCCCAATTCGCACCTATATGATATGAACTCTTCCTTGTATGATATCGGAAAAACAACCTTTCCAACCCTGATGTTAAAAGAGCATTTTCGCTGTGTCCCCAGCATTATCAATTACAGCAACCGTCTGTCATATGATTTTAAAATTCGACCGCTTAGAGACGACAGTCAGGTAATGGTTAAGCCAGCAACTGCAGCTTATCAGGTATATGGCCAGCGGGAAGGCCGTAAAAAAGTCAATGAGCTGGAAGCTAAAACAGTTGTAGCCTTAATGCTTGCCTGCATGAGACATATGGAATACGATAAGATGACTTTTGGGGCAATTTCCATGCTGGGAGAAGATCAGGCCAAGCGGATTTATGAATTGGCAATTGAAAAAATCGAGCCCTCTATCATGGAAGAACGGCGAATTTTATGCGGGAATGCCGCCAGTTTTCAGGGGGACGAGCGGGACATTATCTTTCTTTCGCTGGTGGACAGCAATGAGGGGGACGGTCCTTTAAGAATGACTGGTGAAGGCAGCGGCAAATCGACCAAACAACGATATAATGTGGCGGCCAGCCGGGCCAGAAATCAGCTTTGGGTGGTTCATTCATTAGATGTTTTTGATGATTTGAAAGCAGGCGATATGCGTCGGGATTTGATTGAATATGTTTCGGACCCAAAAGTTTTTTCAAAACAGCAGTTTATTGAGAAGAAGTCCAATTCACCCTTTGAAATTGCAGTTTCTGGAGCACTTGAAAAAAATGGTTTCAGAATTGTTCAGCACTGGCAAGTGGGGGCCTATCGTATTGATCTGGTTGCAGTCTCAGGCGAAAAGAAAATTGCCATTGAATGTGATGGCGAGCTTTATTCTAGCGGTGCTGAAAATATTCGCGTAGAGATGGAGAAGCAGGCTGTCCTTGAAAGACTTGGCTGGCGCTTTATCCACATCCGAGGCAGTGAGTATTATGGGGATCCAGAAGCGACCTTGAAACGAGTCATGCGGGAGTTGAAGGAATTTGAAATTGAACCGGAAACCGAAGCTTTTTTTGAATCCGGCGAAAAGTTGGGACTTAAGGAGCGTGTGATTGCGACGGCTAAAGTGATTTTAGATGATTGGGAAAAAGAATCAGAAGCGCTTTCTACTGAATCGGAGATGAGTTAA
- a CDS encoding SDR family NAD(P)-dependent oxidoreductase, with amino-acid sequence MASKLIFLVTGAAGHLGRVVTQKLIQKGERVRALVLAGEKLLPQNAKIYYGDVRDKNSLRPFFEHEQGEVLVVIHCAGIVSIASKYSQDLYDVNVTGTRNITDLCLEYRVSKLVYVSSVHAIEAQAQGIVMTETNNFDPNRVLGQYAKTKAEATAYVLAATEQNLDTSVVHPSGIIGPFDYGCAHMTAMIIDFCKHRLTSGISGGYDFVDVRDVADGIIAACDRGASGDCYILSNRYYTVREILRMLSKITGRRRIKSFLPIWFVKMTAPMAEVYYKIRRKPPLFTAYSIETLQTNANFSHVKASKELGYHTRPMMDTLADTVSWLKENGRI; translated from the coding sequence ATGGCCTCAAAATTAATTTTTCTAGTCACCGGAGCGGCCGGTCACCTGGGCCGGGTAGTAACGCAGAAGCTGATTCAAAAGGGTGAACGTGTCCGGGCTTTGGTTTTAGCTGGGGAAAAACTGCTGCCGCAAAATGCTAAAATTTATTATGGGGATGTGCGGGACAAAAACTCGCTAAGGCCCTTCTTTGAACATGAGCAGGGTGAAGTTCTGGTGGTCATTCACTGCGCCGGCATTGTCTCCATCGCCTCAAAATACAGCCAGGATCTTTACGATGTCAATGTCACAGGAACTAGAAATATTACCGATCTTTGCCTGGAATATAGGGTTTCAAAGCTTGTTTATGTCTCTTCCGTCCATGCTATAGAAGCGCAGGCCCAGGGGATTGTAATGACAGAAACCAATAACTTTGATCCCAACCGGGTGTTGGGGCAATATGCTAAAACAAAGGCGGAAGCAACCGCCTATGTATTGGCGGCAACTGAACAAAACCTGGATACTTCGGTGGTTCATCCGTCCGGGATTATCGGGCCTTTTGATTACGGTTGTGCCCATATGACAGCGATGATTATAGATTTTTGCAAACACAGACTGACTTCGGGGATTTCCGGTGGTTATGATTTTGTGGATGTTCGCGATGTTGCTGATGGGATCATTGCCGCTTGCGATAGAGGTGCTAGTGGAGACTGCTATATTCTTTCAAATCGGTATTATACAGTCAGAGAAATTTTGCGGATGCTTTCTAAAATAACCGGGCGTCGGAGGATCAAAAGTTTCCTGCCGATCTGGTTTGTCAAAATGACCGCACCGATGGCGGAAGTATACTATAAGATCAGACGAAAACCGCCGCTTTTTACGGCTTATTCTATTGAAACCCTGCAGACCAATGCCAACTTTTCCCACGTCAAAGCCAGCAAAGAACTGGGGTACCACACAAGACCGATGATGGATACTTTGGCAGATACAGTCAGTTGGTTAAAAGAAAATGGAAGAATATGA
- a CDS encoding SAM-dependent methyltransferase, with the protein MNELKEYIERITQVGIKKFVISKPASKDEKYNKVIIEKKDSKYQIAGYTDKQVFHENIAEDQLANRVFEISHDHFRQINAWSEQFEQMIMVSKKGKVSYKKRQISQAEAVAVGLGHNRKKRYLIEEGTIVAPLVDMGIFTKEGKVVNAMYDKFKQINRFLEILDDEIGSLKTEHVNVIDFGCGKSYLTFIVYYYLTEIKKIKANIIGLDLKKEVISNCSLAAQKYGYENLRFELGDINGYTAPFSVDIVITLHACDTATDYALYNAINWNAKMIFSVPCCQHELNSQISAENLSLITRYGIIKERFSALATDAIRANLLEVSGYKTQLLEFVDLSHTPKNILIRAVRRKSTPEELKKKALDEVDSLMTEFNFNPTLYQLLTDKETE; encoded by the coding sequence ATGAATGAGCTAAAAGAATATATTGAAAGAATCACGCAAGTTGGGATCAAAAAATTTGTGATTAGTAAGCCTGCCTCAAAAGATGAAAAGTACAATAAAGTTATCATCGAAAAGAAGGACAGCAAGTATCAGATCGCCGGATATACTGACAAGCAGGTTTTTCATGAAAATATCGCTGAGGACCAATTGGCTAATCGGGTCTTTGAAATAAGTCATGACCATTTTCGTCAGATCAATGCCTGGTCTGAGCAGTTTGAACAGATGATTATGGTTTCTAAAAAGGGGAAAGTTTCATATAAGAAGAGGCAGATTTCTCAAGCCGAGGCAGTAGCTGTAGGGCTAGGCCATAACAGAAAGAAGCGATATCTGATTGAGGAAGGAACCATTGTTGCCCCTTTAGTTGATATGGGAATCTTTACCAAAGAGGGTAAGGTGGTCAATGCTATGTATGACAAATTTAAGCAGATTAACCGCTTTTTGGAAATTCTTGATGACGAAATCGGCAGTTTGAAGACTGAGCATGTAAATGTAATTGATTTTGGTTGTGGTAAGTCTTATTTGACATTTATTGTTTATTACTATCTTACAGAGATAAAAAAAATCAAGGCAAATATTATTGGTTTAGACTTAAAAAAAGAGGTGATCAGCAATTGTTCGCTTGCTGCCCAAAAATATGGTTATGAAAACCTGCGTTTTGAGCTGGGGGATATTAATGGCTACACAGCACCTTTTTCTGTTGATATTGTCATAACTCTCCACGCCTGTGACACGGCTACTGATTATGCCCTTTATAATGCCATAAACTGGAATGCAAAGATGATTTTTTCGGTCCCCTGCTGCCAGCATGAACTAAACAGTCAGATTTCAGCTGAGAATCTCTCACTCATCACCCGCTATGGAATAATAAAGGAGCGTTTTTCGGCCTTGGCAACTGATGCAATCAGGGCCAATCTTTTGGAAGTTAGCGGTTATAAGACCCAACTATTGGAATTTGTAGACCTGTCACATACCCCTAAGAATATTCTGATAAGGGCCGTCCGCCGCAAATCTACACCGGAAGAATTAAAGAAAAAAGCTTTAGATGAAGTAGATAGTCTAATGACAGAATTTAATTTTAATCCAACGCTTTATCAACTGCTGACAGATAAGGAAACAGAATAA
- a CDS encoding VOC family protein, with product MKIQVQYSTLIVKDLSESVRFYRDVLGLSEGYHVDLPGGGAITIMNSEDGASVELTESKNFDVGMYSIGTDVADLDEAIRELKEKGYETTGPVIATSVGRQTFVMDPNGVRICLLEHTRQYKVEYMTKKVEYEK from the coding sequence ATGAAAATCCAAGTACAGTATTCAACATTAATCGTTAAAGACCTGTCCGAATCAGTTCGCTTTTATCGGGATGTGCTGGGCTTATCTGAAGGTTATCATGTGGATTTACCGGGAGGCGGTGCTATAACCATTATGAATAGTGAAGATGGAGCCAGTGTTGAGTTGACCGAAAGTAAAAATTTTGATGTGGGTATGTATTCGATTGGTACCGATGTTGCTGATCTTGACGAAGCCATTAGGGAGCTGAAGGAAAAAGGGTATGAAACCACCGGACCGGTTATTGCCACCTCAGTAGGACGGCAGACTTTTGTTATGGATCCCAATGGTGTCCGCATTTGCCTGCTCGAACACACAAGGCAATATAAAGTAGAATATATGACGAAGAAGGTTGAGTATGAAAAATAA
- a CDS encoding 4Fe-4S binding protein — protein sequence MHKIDPDKCEFCGACKSACPVSAISNPPGTISYAIDEDECIDCGACEPECGFNAIIVE from the coding sequence ATGCATAAAATTGATCCAGATAAATGTGAATTCTGTGGCGCATGTAAAAGTGCCTGCCCGGTTTCTGCTATCAGTAATCCACCCGGAACAATTTCTTACGCCATTGATGAAGATGAATGCATCGATTGCGGCGCCTGTGAACCAGAATGCGGTTTCAATGCGATTATCGTTGAATAG
- a CDS encoding SagB/ThcOx family dehydrogenase, protein MKNKNIKSMKDFLKDDIHQEIDFHGTDQHKGIPAPPIEKPPLPDAKKIVLTEPIALKIGDLSLKEAIAGRESRRKYTAKPLTIDELSFLLWSTQGVRQWQMKNALRTVPSAGNRHALETYLSVFNVEGLEPGIYRYLPSLHQLVLESSPDHLQDKTVRAALNQQFVGSSAVTFIWATIPYRMEWRYAEASYKVIALDAGHVCQNLYLACQTIGAGTCAIAAYNQELADRLLNLDGEEEFVIYMAPVGKL, encoded by the coding sequence ATGAAAAATAAAAATATAAAATCAATGAAAGACTTTTTAAAAGACGACATCCACCAGGAAATAGATTTTCACGGGACCGATCAACATAAGGGAATTCCAGCACCGCCGATTGAAAAACCGCCACTACCGGATGCAAAAAAAATTGTCTTGACAGAACCGATAGCTTTAAAAATCGGAGACTTATCGCTAAAGGAAGCGATAGCCGGGCGAGAATCAAGACGAAAATATACAGCTAAGCCATTAACCATCGATGAACTATCCTTTTTACTATGGTCTACCCAGGGGGTCCGTCAGTGGCAGATGAAAAATGCTTTAAGAACAGTTCCTTCGGCCGGAAATCGTCATGCACTGGAAACCTATCTGTCGGTTTTTAATGTGGAAGGGTTGGAGCCGGGAATTTATCGCTACCTGCCGTCTCTCCATCAGCTGGTTTTGGAATCATCGCCAGATCATTTGCAGGATAAAACTGTTCGTGCGGCCCTTAATCAGCAATTTGTCGGTTCATCGGCAGTAACTTTTATTTGGGCGACTATACCTTATCGGATGGAGTGGCGGTATGCAGAAGCTTCGTATAAGGTTATCGCTCTGGATGCCGGCCATGTCTGTCAGAATTTGTATCTGGCCTGCCAGACAATTGGGGCCGGAACCTGTGCTATTGCTGCGTATAATCAGGAGTTGGCTGATCGACTGCTTAATCTGGATGGCGAAGAAGAATTTGTTATTTACATGGCGCCGGTTGGTAAACTTTAA
- a CDS encoding NYN domain-containing protein — MNDKNIALLIDVDNVSAKYVKIIFEELNAIGTVSIRRIYGNWQKNYGWNEEVLLEYSIQPIQQFDYTKGKNATDMAMVIDAMDILYNHDIDIFCIVSSDSDFTRLAMRLRESQTYVIGMGESKTPLALTKACNKFVHLNLIASEDAEADLEKTEGENNQNGKTAITVESNVTPKEVIEKSILDMLADHDRVPLGDIGRKLGNLYSDFDVRNYGYTKLSVFIREECSKIFIEEEDRHYFVKMKNAVDIMTIKKEIIEMIRNNGGVIQNLSKIHDELKNRHAHFNLHDYGFSRCSSFLRSIDGLVVEGNKVRLKGKVK, encoded by the coding sequence TTGAACGATAAAAATATTGCCTTACTGATTGATGTTGACAATGTCAGTGCCAAATATGTGAAAATTATTTTTGAAGAGTTGAATGCCATCGGGACAGTTTCGATTAGAAGGATTTATGGAAACTGGCAAAAGAATTATGGTTGGAATGAAGAGGTTCTGCTGGAGTATTCGATTCAGCCGATTCAGCAGTTTGATTACACTAAAGGTAAAAACGCAACGGATATGGCCATGGTCATTGATGCTATGGATATCCTGTATAACCATGATATTGATATATTCTGTATTGTTTCAAGTGACAGCGATTTTACCCGACTGGCCATGAGATTGAGAGAGTCTCAAACCTATGTAATTGGCATGGGGGAATCAAAGACTCCGCTGGCTTTAACAAAGGCCTGTAATAAATTTGTCCATCTAAATTTAATTGCCTCGGAAGATGCTGAAGCAGATTTGGAAAAGACAGAGGGAGAAAATAATCAGAATGGAAAAACTGCTATAACCGTTGAGTCTAATGTGACACCTAAAGAAGTCATTGAAAAGTCAATTCTCGATATGCTGGCCGACCATGATCGTGTTCCTTTAGGTGATATTGGTCGTAAATTGGGTAACCTGTATTCGGATTTTGATGTCAGAAACTATGGTTATACAAAACTGAGCGTCTTTATCCGGGAAGAATGTTCGAAAATTTTTATTGAAGAAGAAGACAGACATTATTTCGTGAAAATGAAGAATGCAGTGGATATTATGACGATTAAAAAGGAAATCATTGAGATGATTAGAAATAACGGGGGCGTTATTCAGAATTTGTCAAAAATTCATGATGAACTAAAGAATAGACATGCACATTTTAATCTCCATGATTATGGTTTCAGCCGGTGTTCAAGTTTTCTGCGAAGTATAGATGGACTTGTTGTGGAGGGAAATAAGGTTAGATTGAAGGGGAAAGTAAAATAG